From the Acidimicrobiales bacterium genome, one window contains:
- a CDS encoding ABC transporter ATP-binding protein, producing the protein MVAEMLDLGGLDMLRHGNRFPRELSGGQCQRVAIARVLVASPAIVICDEPVTALDVSIQAQILNLLAELRERLHLTYLLIAHDLMVVKTLSQRVGTMYLGRLCEVAPTATMFERSAHPYTAALLSAIPPRPGIPTTVGRIRLQGEPPSPLDPPSGCRFRTRCPLAAPVCAEVTPALTDVGEGHSVACHFPFAINEHAKVAPAPAARS; encoded by the coding sequence ATGGTGGCCGAGATGCTCGACCTCGGCGGCCTCGACATGCTGCGTCACGGCAACCGCTTCCCCCGCGAGCTCTCCGGTGGGCAGTGCCAGCGGGTCGCGATCGCGCGGGTCCTCGTCGCCTCGCCGGCCATCGTGATCTGCGACGAGCCGGTGACGGCGCTCGATGTCTCGATCCAGGCGCAGATCCTCAACCTGCTCGCGGAGCTGCGGGAGCGGCTGCATCTCACCTACCTGTTGATCGCGCACGACCTGATGGTCGTGAAGACGCTCTCCCAGCGGGTGGGGACGATGTACCTCGGGCGGCTCTGCGAGGTCGCGCCGACCGCGACGATGTTCGAACGCTCCGCGCACCCCTACACCGCAGCGCTCCTCTCGGCGATCCCGCCGCGGCCGGGGATACCGACGACCGTCGGCCGCATCCGGCTGCAGGGGGAGCCCCCCTCACCGCTCGACCCGCCGAGCGGCTGCCGCTTCCGGACCCGCTGCCCGCTCGCCGCGCCGGTCTGCGCCGAGGTGACGCCCGCGCTCACCGACGTGGGGGAGGGGCACTCCGTGGCCTGTCACTTCCCCTTCGCGATCAACGAGCACGCGAAGGTGGCTCCGGCGCCCGCGGCGAGGAGCTGA
- a CDS encoding cupin domain-containing protein, whose protein sequence is MTSAYEEKVIPAQELLDVARAAASTPERQRTFVRELSGKYSDIYKKLIDAPRVIPASSKPWAGGPQMYGKTLIDPDSVDFTQLFHCHFELLAPGAKSQKHGHMNTAAFYILEGDGYDVHDGKKYPWQAGDVCIVEPGCVHQHFNADDANPAKMLIMKSKPVYLFANLGFQGFVERAPKEPLPGFEDWLPQEVIDQGGPVDHGYSGG, encoded by the coding sequence ATGACCAGTGCCTACGAAGAAAAGGTGATTCCGGCACAGGAGCTCCTCGACGTCGCGCGGGCGGCAGCGAGCACCCCCGAGCGGCAGCGGACCTTCGTCCGGGAGCTCTCGGGCAAGTACTCCGACATCTACAAGAAGCTGATCGACGCGCCGCGCGTCATCCCGGCGAGCAGCAAACCCTGGGCCGGCGGCCCCCAGATGTACGGCAAGACCCTCATCGACCCGGACTCGGTCGACTTCACCCAGCTCTTCCACTGCCACTTCGAGCTGCTCGCGCCGGGCGCGAAGAGCCAGAAGCACGGCCACATGAACACCGCGGCCTTCTACATCCTCGAGGGCGACGGCTACGACGTCCACGACGGGAAGAAGTACCCCTGGCAGGCGGGCGACGTGTGCATCGTCGAGCCGGGCTGCGTGCACCAGCACTTCAACGCCGACGACGCCAACCCGGCGAAGATGCTGATCATGAAGTCCAAGCCGGTGTACCTCTTCGCCAACCTCGGCTTCCAGGGCTTCGTCGAGCGCGCCCCGAAGGAGCCGCTCCCCGGTTTCGAGGACTGGCTGCCCCAGGAAGTGATCGACCAGGGCGGGCCCGTGGACCACGGCTACTCGGGCGGCTGA